In Devosia sp. 1566, a single genomic region encodes these proteins:
- a CDS encoding alpha-2-macroglobulin family protein, whose protein sequence is MMRSVAVLGATLVAMLASGALAQPSRTELLPGIDLPGFDYAVQQNTTIGACQAACEDDNLCRAFTFNTEANWCFLKSGSADEVPFAAASSGRVSHGASPEEITAARQTELPFPAADLIDAARRFAAELEQTDPPPPNASYADLVAEGRAAAAEANPAAAMLNLRQALAINGNDPAVWLELAELALTQADAVAGQSEGDNSYDLGVVGTSAALNGFLASEGEAERAYALSLLGRGLARREMWREAIATYRASIALANDPATAERLEQAVAEHGFRVVSHEVDAEAVSPRICVVFSDPLPAGNTDLTPFVMVENAPTLAVETETSQICLDGAEHGRRYEIRLRAGLPSADNETLRKDVALSVYVPDRSPFVGFANNAYVLPAGLGGGLPISSINAETAEAVIYRIGDRSIAAAVRNNVFRGTLTGYSAETVANDYGEKLWEGEVDLATGARNAMTTTALPVADVLAGVAPGAYVITARVKDSKSEYWDEIATQWFIVTDLGLTTIAGEDGVHAFVRSLTSAEPVADASLRLVAVNNEILGEGRTDAQGRFDFTPGLARGTGGRAPQLLVAETSAGDYAFLDVSQPAFDLTDRGVEGRPSPGPLDLFATTERGVYRPGETVFLTALLRDNHAEAVKDLPLTLEVERPDGVIASRQLLSDVGSGSYHQALPLAAEAMRGSWHLRLLADPKAEPLANIAFLVEDFEPERLAFEVTAPEGPVRPGGTAAIDVAARYLYGATAPDLKLEADLVLRPRTTLPAFPGYQFGRLDDAIETDRRPLGVVATTGSDGTAAAELTIPELPVTTKPLEAQLLFRLVDTNGRPVERSLTRPVRAATNLIGIKPLFGTGDLPEGSEARFDILVVGTDGEPVAVTDLQWTLSRIETSYQWYRDGSTWKWEAISTSREVANGELDTTAAGPATIAAPVASGRYQLDVDSRGPGATASSYGFYAGYYYAEAGSDTPDTLQVALDKPAYRAGDTATLRLEPQFAGTALVMVVDQGIIDMLAVPVPAEGTSVSLPVTEAWGPGAYVTAILYRPSDAAEKRMPARALGLAYADVDPGDRVLEVSIEAPEITLPREAVTARVKLGNVAPGTTAYVAVAAVDLGILNLTNFATPDPDGWYFGQRQLGVAFRDLYGQLIDPMQGLPGAMRSGGDGAGVRLGTPPPTSVLVALHSGTVQVDGDGVAEVTFDLPDFAGTVRLMAMAWTDTALGHAQADVVVRDPVVTTLSPPRFLRVGDTSRLLVEINNIEGAAGTYALAISTGEGLVAELPQPDVTLATGERVALDVALSGTQIGDFPLELTITAPDGPTQTKLLTLGVLATSNPATTRNLLPLEAGATLVLDASHFNGLLPGTGELTLAVGPIARLDVPSLLAQLDRYPYGCSEQVTSRAMPLLYLNNTASMLGLGNDTELDERIRGAIRSLLANQNSGGAFGLWGAYDTTDLWLDAYVTDFLLRAKAQGFAVPEQSLEMALDNLANQVAYASEFTDGGEGIAYALHDLARAGRAAIGDLRYYAEARLDAFATPLAKAQLGAALALYGDQTRAADAFLAAADALAGGDDRTGYRPDYGSQLRDTAAVLALVAEFAPAGVDPSTLAARLSKQRNNAQYTSTQEDAWTLLAAAALADQTATSSITLAGEPLSGDIFRRRSQQELSETPVELSNTGTTPTEAMVAVTGVPAVAPPASENGFSLSRQYFRPDGTPVDPTATPIAQNEQLVVVLTVTPTTLGSGQYLVVDPLPAGFEIENPRLAGGEGVADFAWLEVATPAHVEARTDQYVAAFRYWSEAPEFSTAYLVRAVTPGQFALPGATVEDMYRPELRANGGAGSLEVVPAGP, encoded by the coding sequence ATGATGCGGAGTGTCGCGGTGCTTGGCGCCACGCTGGTTGCCATGCTGGCCAGCGGGGCGCTGGCCCAGCCAAGCCGCACCGAGCTGTTGCCCGGCATCGACCTGCCCGGCTTTGATTATGCCGTGCAACAGAACACCACCATCGGGGCCTGTCAGGCCGCCTGCGAAGACGACAATCTTTGCCGCGCCTTCACCTTCAACACCGAAGCGAACTGGTGCTTTCTCAAATCGGGCAGCGCCGATGAGGTCCCCTTCGCCGCCGCCAGTTCCGGCCGCGTCAGCCATGGCGCTTCCCCCGAAGAGATCACCGCGGCCCGCCAAACCGAACTGCCCTTTCCCGCCGCCGACCTGATCGATGCAGCCCGACGCTTTGCCGCCGAGCTCGAACAAACCGATCCACCCCCGCCCAATGCCAGCTATGCCGATCTCGTGGCGGAGGGGCGTGCTGCCGCCGCCGAAGCCAATCCAGCCGCCGCCATGTTGAACCTGCGCCAGGCGCTGGCGATCAACGGCAATGACCCCGCCGTTTGGCTGGAGCTGGCAGAGCTCGCCCTCACGCAAGCTGACGCGGTGGCCGGCCAATCTGAGGGCGACAACAGCTATGATCTGGGCGTTGTCGGCACCTCGGCCGCGCTCAACGGCTTTCTGGCGTCCGAAGGGGAAGCCGAGCGCGCTTATGCCCTGTCCCTCCTCGGCCGCGGCCTCGCGCGCCGGGAAATGTGGCGCGAAGCCATTGCTACCTATCGCGCCAGCATTGCCCTTGCGAATGATCCCGCCACCGCCGAGCGGCTCGAACAAGCCGTGGCCGAACACGGCTTTCGCGTTGTCTCGCATGAGGTGGATGCGGAAGCCGTATCGCCGCGCATCTGCGTTGTGTTTTCCGATCCCCTGCCCGCTGGCAATACCGACCTGACCCCGTTCGTCATGGTCGAAAACGCCCCGACGCTGGCGGTGGAAACCGAAACCAGCCAGATTTGCCTTGATGGCGCCGAACATGGCCGCCGCTATGAGATCCGCCTGCGCGCCGGCCTGCCTTCGGCCGACAACGAGACCCTGCGCAAGGATGTGGCGCTGAGCGTTTACGTGCCCGACCGTTCGCCCTTTGTGGGCTTTGCCAACAATGCCTATGTGCTGCCCGCGGGTCTCGGTGGCGGGCTGCCGATCTCCTCGATCAATGCCGAAACCGCAGAAGCGGTGATCTACCGCATTGGCGACCGCTCCATTGCCGCCGCCGTGCGCAATAATGTGTTTCGTGGCACCCTGACCGGCTATTCCGCCGAAACCGTGGCCAATGACTATGGCGAAAAGCTCTGGGAAGGCGAGGTCGACCTTGCCACTGGCGCACGCAACGCCATGACCACCACCGCCCTTCCCGTGGCGGACGTCCTGGCCGGGGTCGCACCCGGCGCCTATGTGATCACCGCCCGGGTCAAGGACAGCAAGAGCGAATATTGGGACGAGATCGCCACCCAATGGTTCATCGTCACCGATCTGGGCCTCACCACTATTGCCGGTGAAGATGGCGTGCATGCCTTTGTGCGCTCGCTGACATCGGCCGAGCCGGTGGCCGATGCCAGCCTGCGCCTCGTTGCCGTCAACAACGAAATCCTGGGCGAAGGGCGCACGGACGCGCAGGGGCGCTTTGACTTTACGCCGGGCCTTGCCCGTGGCACCGGCGGCCGCGCGCCCCAGTTGCTCGTCGCCGAAACCTCGGCCGGCGATTATGCCTTTCTCGACGTGTCCCAGCCCGCCTTCGATCTGACCGACCGCGGCGTCGAGGGGCGCCCCTCGCCCGGTCCGCTCGATCTGTTTGCCACCACCGAGCGCGGTGTCTACCGCCCCGGGGAAACCGTCTTTCTCACCGCGCTCCTGCGCGACAACCATGCCGAGGCGGTCAAGGACCTGCCGCTGACCCTCGAGGTCGAACGCCCCGATGGCGTCATTGCCTCGCGTCAATTGCTGTCCGACGTGGGTAGCGGCAGCTATCACCAGGCCCTGCCCCTGGCGGCCGAAGCCATGCGCGGCTCCTGGCATCTGCGCCTTCTTGCCGATCCCAAGGCCGAGCCGCTGGCCAATATTGCTTTCCTCGTGGAAGATTTCGAGCCCGAGCGGCTGGCCTTCGAGGTCACCGCCCCCGAAGGCCCTGTTAGGCCTGGCGGAACGGCCGCCATCGATGTTGCCGCCCGCTATCTTTATGGCGCCACCGCGCCCGATCTGAAGCTTGAGGCCGATCTGGTGCTGCGCCCGCGCACCACGCTCCCGGCTTTCCCCGGCTATCAGTTCGGCCGTCTGGATGATGCCATCGAAACCGACCGCCGCCCGCTCGGCGTCGTCGCCACCACCGGCAGCGACGGCACTGCCGCGGCCGAACTCACCATCCCCGAGCTGCCCGTCACCACCAAGCCGCTCGAAGCGCAGTTGCTGTTCCGGCTCGTTGACACCAATGGTCGCCCCGTCGAGCGCAGCCTTACCCGCCCGGTGCGTGCCGCGACCAACCTCATCGGCATCAAGCCCCTGTTTGGTACCGGCGACCTGCCCGAAGGTAGCGAAGCCCGGTTCGACATTCTCGTGGTCGGCACCGATGGCGAGCCCGTCGCCGTTACGGACCTGCAGTGGACGCTGTCGCGCATCGAAACCAGCTACCAATGGTATCGCGACGGCAGCACCTGGAAGTGGGAAGCGATCAGCACCAGCCGCGAAGTCGCCAATGGCGAGCTCGACACCACGGCCGCTGGTCCCGCCACCATCGCCGCACCCGTCGCCTCGGGTCGCTACCAGCTCGACGTCGATAGCCGCGGCCCCGGCGCCACCGCCAGCAGCTACGGCTTTTATGCCGGCTACTACTATGCCGAAGCGGGCTCGGACACGCCCGACACGCTCCAGGTCGCCCTCGATAAACCAGCCTATCGCGCCGGCGACACCGCAACGCTGCGCCTTGAGCCGCAATTTGCCGGCACGGCGCTCGTCATGGTGGTCGATCAGGGCATCATCGACATGCTGGCCGTCCCCGTCCCGGCCGAAGGCACTTCGGTCTCGCTCCCCGTCACCGAGGCTTGGGGGCCGGGCGCCTATGTCACCGCCATTCTTTATCGTCCCTCCGACGCCGCCGAAAAGCGCATGCCCGCCCGCGCGCTCGGCCTCGCCTATGCCGATGTCGATCCGGGCGATCGCGTGCTCGAAGTCAGCATCGAAGCGCCCGAGATCACCCTGCCGCGCGAAGCGGTGACCGCCCGCGTCAAGCTCGGCAATGTCGCGCCCGGCACCACCGCCTATGTCGCGGTTGCCGCCGTTGACCTCGGCATCCTCAATCTGACGAATTTTGCCACCCCCGATCCCGATGGCTGGTATTTCGGCCAGCGCCAGCTCGGCGTCGCCTTCCGCGACCTTTATGGCCAGCTGATCGATCCCATGCAGGGCCTGCCCGGCGCCATGCGATCCGGGGGCGATGGCGCCGGTGTCCGGCTCGGCACGCCGCCACCCACTTCGGTTCTCGTCGCGCTTCATTCAGGAACCGTTCAGGTTGATGGCGATGGTGTGGCCGAGGTCACGTTTGACCTGCCCGATTTTGCCGGCACCGTGCGCCTCATGGCCATGGCCTGGACCGATACCGCGCTCGGCCATGCCCAGGCTGATGTCGTGGTCCGCGACCCGGTGGTCACAACCCTCAGCCCACCCCGCTTCCTGCGGGTCGGCGACACCTCGCGCCTCCTGGTCGAAATCAACAATATCGAAGGCGCCGCAGGCACTTACGCCCTCGCCATCAGCACCGGCGAGGGCCTTGTGGCGGAGCTGCCGCAGCCCGACGTGACCCTCGCGACCGGCGAGCGGGTGGCGCTTGACGTGGCGCTTTCGGGCACGCAGATCGGCGATTTCCCGCTCGAGCTCACCATCACCGCCCCCGATGGCCCCACCCAAACCAAGCTCCTGACCCTGGGCGTGCTCGCCACGAGCAATCCTGCCACCACGCGCAACCTCCTGCCGCTCGAAGCCGGCGCCACCCTTGTGCTGGACGCCAGCCATTTCAATGGCTTGCTGCCCGGCACCGGTGAGTTGACCCTGGCGGTCGGCCCCATCGCGCGGCTCGATGTCCCCTCGCTCCTCGCCCAGCTCGACCGCTATCCCTATGGCTGCTCCGAGCAGGTCACGAGCCGGGCCATGCCCTTGTTGTACCTCAACAATACCGCATCCATGCTCGGTCTGGGCAACGATACCGAGCTTGATGAGCGCATCCGCGGCGCCATCAGGAGCCTCCTCGCCAACCAGAACTCGGGCGGCGCCTTCGGCCTTTGGGGCGCCTATGACACCACCGATCTCTGGCTCGATGCCTATGTCACGGACTTCCTGCTGCGCGCCAAGGCGCAAGGCTTTGCAGTTCCAGAGCAATCTCTGGAGATGGCGCTGGATAACCTGGCTAACCAGGTCGCCTATGCCAGCGAGTTCACCGATGGCGGGGAAGGCATTGCTTATGCCCTGCATGACCTCGCCCGCGCCGGCCGCGCCGCCATCGGCGATCTGCGCTACTACGCGGAAGCCCGCCTCGACGCTTTCGCAACGCCCCTGGCCAAGGCGCAGCTGGGCGCGGCGCTCGCGCTTTATGGCGACCAAACCCGCGCAGCCGATGCGTTTTTGGCTGCGGCCGACGCGCTCGCAGGGGGCGATGACCGCACCGGCTACCGCCCCGATTACGGCAGTCAGTTGCGCGACACCGCCGCCGTGCTGGCCCTGGTTGCGGAGTTCGCCCCCGCCGGAGTTGATCCATCCACTCTAGCCGCTCGCCTCAGCAAGCAGCGCAACAACGCCCAATACACCTCCACCCAGGAGGATGCCTGGACGCTCCTCGCGGCAGCAGCACTCGCCGACCAGACGGCCACCAGCAGCATCACCCTCGCGGGCGAGCCCCTCTCCGGGGATATCTTCCGGCGCCGGAGCCAGCAGGAACTCAGCGAAACGCCGGTCGAGCTGAGCAACACCGGCACCACGCCCACCGAAGCAATGGTGGCAGTGACGGGGGTCCCAGCCGTCGCCCCGCCCGCGAGCGAAAACGGCTTCAGTCTCAGCCGGCAATATTTCCGCCCCGATGGCACCCCGGTCGACCCCACCGCCACTCCCATTGCCCAGAACGAGCAATTGGTGGTCGTGCTGACGGTCACCCCGACCACACTCGGCTCCGGGCAATATCTGGTGGTCGATCCCCTGCCCGCCGGCTTTGAGATCGAGAACCCGCGGCTGGCGGGCGGCGAAGGCGTTGCCGATTTTGCCTGGCTGGAGGTCGCCACCCCCGCCCATGTGGAAGCACGGACCGACCAATATGTCGCCGCCTTCCGCTACTGGTCCGAAGC
- a CDS encoding RidA family protein, with product MPIKRYGAEKSGAGGQNLPFARAVEAGGFLYVSGQVAMKDGEIVGTGIVEQTHLTIKNLIAILEEAGYGLEHVVRCGVWLDDPRDFWSFNAVYKSYFGEHPPARSAVQSHMMVDCKVEIDCVAFKDP from the coding sequence ATGCCGATCAAGCGCTATGGGGCGGAGAAAAGCGGTGCGGGCGGGCAGAACCTGCCATTTGCGCGGGCGGTGGAAGCCGGCGGCTTCCTTTATGTCTCGGGCCAGGTCGCGATGAAGGACGGCGAGATCGTTGGCACCGGCATCGTCGAGCAAACCCATCTGACCATCAAGAACCTGATCGCGATCCTTGAGGAAGCCGGCTACGGGCTCGAACATGTGGTGCGCTGCGGCGTGTGGCTCGATGATCCCCGCGATTTCTGGAGCTTCAACGCCGTTTACAAGAGCTATTTCGGCGAACATCCGCCGGCACGCTCGGCCGTGCAGTCGCACATGATGGTGGATTGCAAGGTCGAGATCGACTGCGTCGCCTTCAAGGATCCCTGA
- a CDS encoding DNA-3-methyladenine glycosylase, which translates to MAQTLLSAAFFNRPVTQVAAELIGATLLVDGVGGRLVEVEAYDGADPASHSFRGPTPRNAAMFGPPGQSYVYKIYGIHWCLNFVCEPGSAVLIRALEPTTGIAQMRERRGGLPDRQLCSGPGKLCQALGIDGRHNGLPLDEPPFAVLAATGEARVGTGPRIGITKGADTPWRFAEPGSPFLSRPLPLG; encoded by the coding sequence GTGGCGCAAACGTTGCTGAGCGCAGCGTTTTTCAACCGTCCGGTGACGCAGGTCGCGGCCGAGCTGATCGGCGCGACCCTGCTCGTCGACGGGGTCGGCGGACGGCTGGTCGAGGTGGAAGCCTATGACGGGGCCGACCCGGCCTCGCATAGCTTTCGCGGCCCGACGCCGCGCAACGCCGCGATGTTCGGGCCGCCCGGCCAATCCTATGTTTACAAGATCTACGGCATCCATTGGTGCCTCAATTTCGTTTGCGAGCCCGGCAGCGCGGTGTTGATCCGCGCGCTCGAGCCCACCACCGGCATCGCGCAAATGCGCGAGCGGCGGGGCGGATTGCCCGATCGCCAGCTCTGTTCTGGGCCGGGCAAGCTGTGCCAGGCACTGGGGATTGATGGCAGGCACAATGGCCTGCCGCTCGACGAGCCGCCTTTTGCCGTGCTGGCGGCAACTGGTGAGGCGCGCGTCGGCACTGGGCCGCGCATCGGCATCACCAAGGGCGCCGATACGCCCTGGCGCTTTGCCGAACCGGGCTCGCCCTTTTTGAGCCGGCCGCTGCCCTTGGGCTAA
- a CDS encoding SDR family oxidoreductase, whose amino-acid sequence MSDDQINPPQHQDHQPGRETEMTPAPDFAPKFPGNGRLAGKVAIITGGDSGIGRACAVLFAREGAEVAIVYLEETEDAKITADAIKAEGKNVLLLRGDVGEKAFCDNVVGKVIEEFGKIDVLVNNAAEQHPQEEITDISEEQLEKTFRTNIFGYFFMTQAAMPHLQSGASIVNTTSVTAYRGSPELLDYASTKGAILAFTRSLSGSLAEKGIRVNAVAPGPIWTPLIPATFPEDKVAEFGASQPMKRPGQPNEVATCHLFLACDESSYISGQVLHPNGGEIVGG is encoded by the coding sequence ATGTCCGACGATCAGATCAATCCGCCCCAGCACCAGGACCATCAGCCCGGCCGGGAAACCGAAATGACCCCGGCACCCGATTTTGCCCCCAAATTCCCCGGCAACGGGCGGCTTGCCGGCAAGGTCGCGATCATCACCGGCGGCGATAGCGGCATTGGCCGGGCCTGCGCGGTGCTGTTTGCCCGCGAAGGGGCCGAGGTCGCGATCGTTTATCTCGAGGAAACCGAGGACGCCAAGATCACCGCCGACGCGATCAAGGCGGAGGGCAAGAATGTCCTGCTGCTGCGCGGCGATGTGGGCGAAAAGGCCTTTTGCGACAATGTCGTGGGCAAGGTGATCGAGGAATTTGGCAAGATCGACGTCCTCGTCAACAATGCCGCCGAACAACACCCGCAGGAAGAAATCACCGACATTTCCGAAGAACAGCTGGAAAAGACCTTCCGCACAAATATCTTTGGCTACTTCTTCATGACCCAGGCGGCAATGCCGCATCTGCAGTCGGGCGCATCCATCGTCAACACCACCTCGGTCACCGCCTATCGCGGCTCGCCCGAACTGCTCGATTATGCCTCGACCAAGGGCGCGATCCTGGCCTTTACCCGCTCGCTTTCGGGCAGCCTTGCCGAAAAGGGCATTCGCGTAAATGCCGTGGCGCCCGGCCCGATCTGGACGCCACTGATCCCCGCCACCTTCCCCGAGGACAAGGTGGCCGAATTCGGCGCCTCCCAGCCGATGAAGCGCCCCGGCCAGCCCAATGAAGTGGCGACCTGCCACCTGTTCCTGGCTTGCGACGAGAGCTCCTACATCTCGGGTCAGGTGCTGCATCCCAATGGTGGCGAGATCGTCGGGGGCTAA
- the recQ gene encoding DNA helicase RecQ, translating into MAALSQTTSLDLRPDPLAVLRDVFGHKSFRGQQEEVVRHVADGGDAVVLFPTGAGKSACYQIPALCRHGVGIVVSPLIALMRDQVEALRQAGVAAAALNSSLSPEESAQVRGQLRRGELDLLYVAPERVATPGFRNMVDGLDIALFAIDEAHCVSQWGHDFRPEYRELAQLTELFPGVPRIALTATADPTTRADIIERLGLGGARVFETSFDRPNISYSIIERDNARAQLLRFLEGHKGESGIVYCLSRAKVEDTAQWLEGKGVRALPYHAGMDASIRSAHQDIFLREEDVCLVATVAFGMGIDKPDVRYVAHLDLPASIEAYYQETGRAGRDGQPADAWMSYGMADAVQRRRMIDEGGAPDEIKRVEHAKLNALLGVCETAECRRQAILAHFGEVYEGPCGNCDTCRSPVASWDGTEAAIKAMAAIYRTGQRFGSGHIIDVLLGKRTEKVERFGHDKQAVFGQGQEYDSRTWQSVLRQLTASGLVRVDHAAHGALTLGEGARAVFRKERTVTLRKDRPKKAAEVRRQLAGAVELDEADMGVFNALRAERLRIAKAQGVPPYVVFGDATLRAMAQTRPAKLHDLLNIPGVGQAKLERYGAAFLAILDRAR; encoded by the coding sequence ATGGCAGCCTTGAGCCAAACCACCTCGCTTGATCTTCGCCCCGATCCCCTGGCGGTGCTGCGCGATGTGTTTGGCCACAAAAGCTTCCGCGGCCAGCAGGAAGAAGTGGTGCGCCATGTCGCCGATGGCGGCGATGCGGTGGTGCTGTTTCCGACGGGCGCGGGCAAATCGGCCTGCTACCAGATCCCGGCCCTCTGCCGGCATGGCGTGGGCATTGTGGTTTCGCCGCTGATTGCGCTGATGCGCGACCAGGTCGAGGCGCTGCGCCAGGCCGGGGTCGCGGCGGCGGCGCTCAATTCCTCGCTGTCGCCCGAAGAGTCTGCCCAGGTGCGCGGGCAGCTGCGCCGCGGCGAGCTGGACTTGCTTTATGTGGCGCCCGAGCGGGTGGCGACGCCCGGCTTCCGCAACATGGTGGATGGGCTCGATATCGCGCTCTTTGCCATCGATGAAGCCCATTGCGTCAGCCAATGGGGCCATGATTTCCGGCCCGAATATCGCGAACTCGCCCAGCTGACCGAACTCTTTCCCGGCGTGCCGCGCATTGCCCTGACGGCGACGGCCGACCCCACCACCCGCGCCGATATCATCGAGCGGTTGGGCCTGGGTGGGGCGCGCGTATTTGAGACCAGTTTCGATCGCCCCAATATCTCCTATTCCATCATCGAGCGCGACAATGCCCGCGCTCAGCTCTTGCGCTTCCTTGAGGGGCACAAGGGCGAAAGCGGCATTGTGTATTGCCTGTCGCGGGCCAAGGTGGAGGACACCGCGCAATGGCTGGAGGGTAAGGGCGTTCGCGCGCTGCCCTATCATGCCGGCATGGATGCCAGCATCCGCTCGGCTCACCAGGACATCTTCCTGCGCGAGGAGGATGTGTGCCTCGTGGCGACCGTGGCTTTTGGCATGGGCATCGACAAGCCCGATGTGCGCTATGTCGCCCATCTCGATCTCCCCGCCTCCATCGAAGCTTATTACCAAGAAACCGGCCGCGCCGGGCGCGACGGCCAGCCCGCCGACGCCTGGATGAGCTATGGCATGGCCGATGCGGTGCAGCGCCGGCGCATGATCGACGAGGGCGGGGCGCCCGACGAGATCAAGCGGGTCGAGCACGCCAAGCTCAACGCGCTCCTGGGCGTCTGCGAAACTGCCGAATGCCGGCGCCAGGCGATCCTCGCCCATTTCGGCGAAGTCTATGAGGGCCCTTGCGGCAATTGCGATACCTGCCGCTCGCCCGTCGCCAGCTGGGACGGCACCGAGGCAGCGATCAAGGCCATGGCCGCGATCTATCGCACCGGGCAGCGCTTCGGTTCGGGGCACATCATCGATGTGCTGCTGGGCAAGCGGACCGAAAAGGTCGAGCGCTTTGGCCACGACAAGCAGGCCGTGTTCGGCCAGGGCCAGGAATATGACAGCCGCACCTGGCAATCGGTGCTGCGCCAGCTGACCGCGTCCGGCCTCGTGCGGGTCGACCATGCCGCCCATGGCGCCTTGACGCTGGGGGAGGGCGCGCGCGCCGTGTTCCGCAAGGAGCGCACCGTCACCCTGCGCAAGGACCGGCCGAAAAAAGCGGCCGAAGTGCGCCGCCAACTGGCGGGCGCGGTGGAACTCGACGAAGCCGATATGGGCGTGTTCAATGCCCTGCGCGCCGAACGGCTGCGGATCGCCAAGGCGCAGGGCGTGCCCCCTTATGTGGTCTTTGGCGACGCGACCCTGCGCGCCATGGCGCAAACCCGGCCGGCCAAGTTGCACGATCTGCTCAATATCCCCGGCGTGGGGCAGGCCAAGCTCGAGCGCTATGGCGCGGCGTTCCTGGCCATACTGGATAGGGCGCGGTGA
- a CDS encoding heparan-alpha-glucosaminide N-acetyltransferase yields MSELTAPPVRARFPVIDIARGVAIIAMIIYHLCWDLAYFRFIPADVGYDPGWVLFARSILYSFLFLVGVGMALGSRVPTDWPRFWRRWGLLVLGALAITVATLFAFPDTFVYFGVLHAIALFTLLALPLRRAPSWLIGLIAVVVLVLPAVFSNEFFNAKAWSWLGFWTVAPPTNDLVPVFPSFGVVLLGLLAGRWLIGSRWSTRLAAIAPANRLARVLQTMGRWSLLIYLVHQPLLLAVLFPLAGWLQPQIAMRQTDFLNACQRTCVEGGTTPGLCTTYCQCGLETVEANDLWDPVFSGTISAEQQALLDAGNRRCSAVIYPELNEPK; encoded by the coding sequence GTGAGCGAGCTCACCGCCCCACCGGTGCGCGCCCGCTTCCCGGTGATCGACATCGCCCGTGGCGTCGCCATCATTGCGATGATCATCTATCACCTGTGCTGGGATCTCGCCTATTTCCGCTTCATCCCCGCCGATGTCGGGTATGACCCGGGCTGGGTGCTGTTTGCCCGCAGCATTTTGTACAGCTTCCTGTTCCTTGTCGGCGTCGGCATGGCGCTGGGCAGCCGCGTGCCGACCGATTGGCCCCGGTTCTGGCGTCGCTGGGGGCTGCTGGTGCTGGGAGCGCTGGCGATTACCGTCGCGACCCTCTTCGCCTTCCCCGACACCTTCGTTTACTTCGGCGTGCTGCACGCCATAGCCCTTTTTACCCTCCTGGCGCTGCCGCTGCGCCGGGCGCCCTCCTGGCTGATCGGGCTAATCGCTGTGGTGGTGCTGGTGCTGCCCGCGGTCTTCTCCAACGAGTTCTTCAACGCCAAGGCCTGGTCCTGGCTGGGGTTCTGGACGGTGGCGCCGCCCACCAATGATCTCGTGCCGGTTTTTCCCTCCTTTGGCGTGGTGCTGCTGGGGCTGCTGGCCGGGCGCTGGTTGATCGGGTCGCGCTGGAGCACGCGCCTCGCCGCCATTGCCCCCGCCAATCGGCTGGCGCGGGTACTGCAAACCATGGGGCGCTGGAGCCTCCTGATCTATCTCGTGCATCAGCCGCTGCTGCTCGCCGTGCTGTTTCCGCTGGCCGGCTGGCTGCAGCCCCAGATCGCCATGCGGCAAACCGACTTCCTCAATGCCTGCCAACGCACCTGCGTCGAGGGCGGCACGACGCCGGGCCTTTGCACCACCTATTGCCAGTGCGGGCTCGAGACCGTGGAAGCCAATGATCTGTGGGATCCGGTGTTTTCCGGCACCATATCGGCCGAGCAGCAAGCCCTGCTCGATGCCGGCAACCGGCGCTGCTCGGCCGTAATCTATCCCGAGCTCAATGAACCTAAGTGA